The sequence below is a genomic window from Sphingobium sp. EP60837.
CTGGAAGATCGAACCGTTCGCTTGCGGAGCGGCAGGGGCGGCAATAACGGTGGGGGCATAAAATTGCCGCTCGGCATCGCGCTTTTTGCCGGCCATTGCCGGGGTGGCGGTGAGGGCGATGAGCCCCATGCCAAAGAAGATGGCAGGGAGGGGCTTCGACAAGCTCAGCCCGAACGGAGTATGGGGCGCGATCATCGTCAACCTCACAGCTGCTGGTTGACGTACTGGAGCATTTCGTCGGTCGCCTTGATCATCTTGGAATTGACCTCATAGGCGCGCTGGGTTTCGATCATATCGACCAGTTCTTCGACGACATTGACGTTGGATGTTTCCAGATTGCCCGCGCGGATGACGCCACGGCCCTCCAAGCCAGCAACGCCGACCTGGGGCGTGCCGCTGGCGGCGCTTTCGGCAAGCAGGTTGCCGCCGATCGGCTGCAGGCCCGCCGGGTTCATGAAGCTTGCCAATTCGATCTGGCCGAGCTGCGTCGGTTCGCTCTGGCCCTGCAGCGTCGCGGTGACAGTTCCGTCATTGCCGATGGTGACGCCGGTCGCGCCCTGCGGCACGGTGATCTGGGGCACGAGCGGCATGCCGTCGCTGGTGACGAGGGCGCCTTCCGCCGTGGTGCTGAAATTGCCCGCGCGGGTATAGGCGATCGTGCCGTCCGGACGCTGGACCTGGAAGAAGCCGGAACCTTCGATCGCCATGTCGAGCGCGTTGCCGGTCTGCTGCAGCGTGCCCTGCGTGTTGATCTTGCTGGTGCCCTGCATCGACACGCCCGAGCCCAGGTTCAGGCCGGTGGCGAACTTGTTCTCTGCGTCCGAATTGGCGCCCGCCGCGATCATCTGCTGATAGGCGAGCGTTTCGAAATCGGCGCGGTCGCGCTTGAAGCCGGTCGTGTTGACGTTCGCCAGATTGTTGGCGATCACGCGCATCTTCGTGTTCTGCGCGTCAAGGCCGGTGCGGGCGACGTGAAGGGCTGCGTTGCTCATGGTCTAACTCCGTAATGCCGTTAGGCTTGCACAACGAAAAGCAAGGTTCGTGCCAAATCAACCATCAAGCCGCATGAGCGACGCGCCGCCGTCGTCCAGCTGCTTGGCGGTGTCGATCAGCTTGACCTGCGTTTCCCATGCCCGGCTGGCCTCGATCATCTGAACGAGGGCCGAGGTCGCGTTGACGTTGGACCCTTCGATCGAACCGCCGGTCACGGTGGCCAGCGGGTCCTGCGGCAGCGCGCCGCCATTGGTTTCGCGGAAGAGGCCGTCTGTGCCCTTGGAAATGCTGGAGCCGACCGGACGGACGAGCTTCAGCTTGTCCACCTGCTGTGGATTGGCGGGATCGCCGCCCTGGGGCACGCCCCAAATGCTGCCATCCTGCGCGATGGAGATGCTGTCCATGGCGGGCAGGGTGATGGGGCCGCCTTCGCCCACGACGGGCAGGCCGTCGCCGGTTGTCAGCAGGCCGCTGTCGCTGACCTTGAGGTCGCCCCGGCGCGTATAAGCTTCGTTGCCGTCGGCGGCCTGAACGGCGAGCAGAGCATCGCCGTTCATGGCTACGTCCAGCGGATTGCCGGTTTCGGTGACCGCGCCTTGCGCCATGTCGGCGGCGATCACCTGTTCGGACTGCTGCGCCCGCGTGTCGAAGCCGTCGCCCTTGATCCAGCGCGTCTCGGCATTGGCGATTTCCGCCCGGAAGCCAACTGTGTTGACGTTCGCGAGATTGTTGGAAATCGCCGCCTGCCGCGCCATCGCGCCGCGCATCGCGGTGAGAGCCGTGTTGACGAGCCGGTCCATGGGTATCCTTCTTTTCAACCCTCGCCGTTCGTCCTGAGTAGCCACTGAGCTTGTCGAAGTGGCGTATCGAAGGAGACATGTGCTTCGATACGGGGCTTCGACAGGCTCAGCCCCTACTCAGCACGAACGGTTGGTTCAGTGGATTGTGTTCAGGCTATCGAACTTACGTCCGCATATTCACGATGGTGGTCGACAGCGTGTTGGCCGCTTCGATCGCCTTCGAGTTCGCCTGGAAGTTGCGCTGGGCCGAGATCAGGCTGACCAGTTCTTCGGTGATGTCGACGTTGGAGCGCTCCAGCGCGCCCGAGCGGACGGCGCCGTAAAGGCCGCTATTGCCGGTGCCGAACATCGGGGTGCCGCTGGCCGAAGTCGAGGTCCAGTGGGCGTCGCCGCCTTGGCGCAGACCTTCCTGGCTGTTGAAGGCGGCGATCGCCGTGGCGCCCAGATAGACGGTCGAACCGTCGGCATAGACGCCGGTGATCATGCCGTTCTGGCCGACGCCGACGCTGGTCAGCTGATTGGTGGTGCCGCCTGCCGGCCAGTTGGTCGGGACCTGGAGGTCCACCAGCGAGGCGGAAGTGAGGCTGTTGTTGACCGTCACGGTGGGAACGCCGGTGGTGGGATTGACCGGGATCACCTGAAGGTGGGCGCCGGTGGTATCGACGACGTTGCGGTTTTCATCCACCGAGAAGGCACCGTTGCGGGTGAAGCTGACCTGATTGTCGCCCACGCGCTTGACGGTGAAGAAGCCTTCGCCGGTGATGGCGAGGTCCAGCGTCTTGTCGGTCGTTTCGATCGTGCCCTGCGTGAACTGCTGGCTGATGCCCTGCACGCGCACGCCCTGGCCGGCGACCTGGGTGGTCGTCTGCATCGGCGCGGCGGCGAAGATGTCGCCGAACACGGCATTGCTCTTCTTGAAGGCGGTCGAGTTCACGTTCGACACGTTGTTGGCGATGGTCGACAGGTCGGCCTGGGCGGCCTTGAGGCCGGAAAGCGAGATGTAGAAGGACATGGCGTTGCTCCTTGGGTGAAAAGGATTTTGGGGGTGAAAAGGATGGGTTGGTTGAGGTTAGGAGAGCGAAAGGGCGTCGGACGGGCTGTAGGTGCCGAGCGCGGTGATGAGTTTCGAGGCGCTGCCGTCGGCGGGTGACTGGACGGCGGCGATCGTCGCCCAACTGGCGACGCGGGTTGGAGACGCGCCATTGACGCGGATCTTGAGCGCGTCCGTAGCGACGGTGTTCCCACTCTCGTCCTTGCCGTCCCAGTAGAAGTTGACGTCGCCAGCTTCCTGATTGCCCAGATCTATGGTCTTCAGGACATTGCCGTTGCCGTCGAGCAGATCGACGGTCGCGCCGCTGGTGGCATCCTTGAACGTCACCTGGCCGGTATATTGGCCGTAGGCGTCGGGTGCGATGATGTTGCTCTGGACCAGCATCGACTTGCCGATCCAGCTGGCCGCATCGCCAAGGCGCGAGCCGGTGAGCGAGGACGCCAGACCCTTGAGCGTCTGGTTCATTTCCGCGATGCCGCTGGAGTTGGTGATGGTCGCCATCTGCGAGACCATCTGCGCGTTATCCATGGGTTCGAACGGATCTTGCGTCTGCATCTGCGTGGTGAGCAGGCGCAGGAAATCCGCCTGGCCCATTTCCGACTTGCCGGTTCCCACATTCTTGTAGGGATTATAGACGGACAGGCCCGCGCTGTCGGTGACAGTGGAGGTCGTGCTCATTTGCCGATCCTTATGGTTTCGAGCATGAGGGATTTGGCGGTGTTCAGCACCTGCACATTGTTCTGGTACATGCGGGCGGTCTCGATCATGTCGACCAGCTCGGCGCTGCTATCCACCGCCGCTTCCCAGACGTCGCCATTCTTGTCGGCGAGCGGATGGTTAGGGTCGTGGCGCTTGGTCGGTTTGGCGTCGGTGGTGAGGACATTGGCGACCTTCACCGTGGACACGCCGGGCTTGTCGGTGACCGACTGGAATACAGGCTTGATGGCGCGATAGGCTTCCGCCTCGCTGCCGGTGACATTGCCAGCATTCGCCATGTTGGAGGCGGTGGCGTTGAGGCGCACCAGCTGCGCGCTCATGGCGCGGCCGGCGATATCGAAGACGTTCATGGGACCCGAGCCGCTCATGCTCATTCTCCCTTCAGCGCGCGAGTGATGGTGTTGATACGGCCCTCCAGAAAGGAGAGGGTCGTGCGATATTTGACGGCGTTTTCAGCGAACAGCGTCTGTTCGGTGCTGAGTTCGACGGTGTTGCCATCAAGGCTGGGCTGCAGCGGGACGCGATAGCCCATGCTGTCATCGACGGCTTTGGACACGTCCGCGATGGACCTGTTCTGTTGAGCCGAGGCTTCCTTGAGCGCGGACTCGAAGTCGATGTCCCGCGCCTTGTAGCCGGGGGTCGAGGCGTTCGCGATGTTGGACGCGAGCAGGGACAGGCGCTGCGAGCGAAGTGCCAGCGCCTTCCCATGTATCCCGAACAATCCGTCTTCCAGCGACATTGTCTCTTTTCCGTCTTTTTGCCCAAGGGCCTAAAAGTTGCGGTTCAATCGCCGTTCTGATGCCTGAAGGCGTGAACCGCGGGTGATCCGAACGGGTATTCGCAAGAGCCGTGCCAATTTGCGTGGGTGACGCATCGGCAAAGGCAGGAATGGCGGAAAACCCCCGTGTTGCGTGAGCGGGACGGCATGGACGGCAAGATTTTGCCGCCTGCTGGCAAGGCTTTGCCGCCGCTCTTTTGGGTGAATGGGGGATTTGTTGATGATCGCGATATTGGCGCAGCTATTTGATCCCCTTACCCTGGTCGTGATGATCGCGGGTGTGGGCGCAGTCGCGCTGTTCCAGAATGGCGTATCGGCTCTAGGAAGCGCGTTCGCCGCCCTGCCGCTGCTATTCCGTGCCGATCCGGACAGGGATCAGACCGCAGCGCGTGCAGCCATGCTGAAGATCGATCAGGTCGCGCAATTGCGCGGGCTTGCCTGCACGGACCGGGTGAAGACCGCCAACCCCTTCCTGGCGGAAGCGGCGCGGCGGCTTGCCAATAGCGAGCGGACCGAACAGTTCGAAAGCTGGGCGGCGCAGGCGCTGGCCGATCGCGCGCGGCGTCATGCAAGCGCGCGCAATGTCTGGCTGTCGGTCGCCGACGCTGCGCCCGCACTGGGCATGGCCGGGACCATCCTTGGCCTGATAGGCATGTTCGCGGCGATGGATGATCCGGCGGCATTGGGTCCGTCCATGGCGCTGGCGCTGCTGACGACGCTTTATGGCGTGGTCATCGCTAATCTGGTGGCGGCTCCCATCGCAGCGCGGCTCGCCGATCTGTCGGAGCGGGAACTCGCCTGGCAGAAGGAAGCCGCTGGGCGCATGCTGGCGATCGCTCGGCGGGAAAATGTGCCGATGCGCCGGGCGTCGATCCGCGAGGTCGCATGATGACGGCCATCACATCCCAGGCCCGGCGCAATCGCTGGGCGGTCAGCTTCGCCGACCTGCTGATGCTGCTGCTCAGCTTTTTCATATTGTTGCAGGCGAGCGGGCAGAAGCGGGACGCGATGCTGGCGCAGGTGCGTCAGCAATTTGGCGGGCGCGCGATCGCCAAAGACATGGAATTGCACGCGGCGGAGCTGTTCCTGCCGGGCGAAGCGCTGCTGTCTGATGCGGGCAGGGTGCAGCTGGCGCGGGTGGTGGCGGGGTTGCGGCCGGGCAGGGATGTGCTGGACCTCACCAGTGAGGGGACCGATCCCGTGCGGGAGCGGTTCGACGAGTGGGACTTGGCGGCTGCGCGGCTGGGCGCGGTGGCGCGTGAGTTGAAGGGCCAGGGGTTAAGGGGCGATCGCTTGCGCATCCGCGGGCTCGACCAGATGGACGGCGCGAGCGGCAAGGGGCAGGTCATCCGCATCGGCCGCGCCGCCGCGCGCCCCCGTTAACGACTTATTAGGCATGAAGCGGGCTTAATGGATGGCATGAATCTGTCCGTATGCGGAGATCTGCCGTGAACAAGCTGCCCTTGATTGCCCTTATCCTGCTGTCAGCAGCGGGTGCCGAGCCTGTGCTGGCGCAGCAGAAGTTCGAGAATCTGGATCGCATCGACAGCCTGGTCGCCATGACCGTGGGCGCCAATATCGGCGAACCGGGCGGGCCCGTGGCTCCGGTCGATCGGCGGTTGCGCCTAGCGGCTTGTCCGGGAACGCCGAGCATCGAAGGGCCGGTATTCGGCGCGGCGATCGTGAAGTGCGACGCAGTGGGCTGGCGCATTCGCGTGCCTTTGGCGGGCGGCGGCGCTTCTGCGGCGGCGCCGGCAGCGCGTTATGGCGCTGTGGCTCGGCCAGTCCAGCGCGACATGGTGGTAAAGCGGGGCGACCCGGTCCAACTGGTCGCGGGTAATGCGGACTTCAGCGTTTCGCGGATGATGGTCGCGGACGAGGATGGCGCGGTCGGCGACACGATCCGCGTGCGTGAAGACAAGAAAGCTGCGCCTGTTCTGGCTCAGGTTGTGGGAATGGGCACGGTCCGCATTCCGGGATTTAATGATTTTTGAACCCTGCCGTTATAGGGTGAGCGGGACGAGTGAAGGATTTAAGCCATGATCAAATCTGTCGGCCAGAGTATCAGCGCCGCCATTGAGGCTTCCCGCTTGCGGGAAAGCGGCAAGACGCGGACCTTTTCCGACAAGGGGTCGGCTGGCGTTTCGACGTCTGGAGCATCGGCGAGCCCCGCTGCACGCATGGCGGCCGAAGGCGCGCCGGTCGATATGGACCGGGTCGCTGCGATCAAGGCAGCCATCGCATCAGGCAATTATCCGGTCGATCCGGCCGCGATTGCCGACAAGATGCTCGCGCTCGACCTGCCGGTTAACGGATAACTTTTCCTATGTCGCTCGGGCTTGCAGCGCTGGATGATCTCTTCTCGGCCTTCGAGGAGCTGCGCGTTGCGCTTGACGGCACCGATGTGGAGGCCATCGACGCCGCCGCTGCCCATGTGAGCAGCAGCGCCGCAGCCGTGCGCGCGATCGGCGCCTGGCGTGCCGACGAGGCCATTCGCGACCGAGTGACCGCGCTGCTGCCGCTGATTGAAGCGGCGCGGGTGCGAATCAATCTGTTGACCGATCATGCGGGGCAGCGCTTGTCGTTGCTCGCGGCGCATGGATCGACCCAGGCGCCTTTGGTTTACGGGCGCTAGAGCGCGAATAAATTCGATGGCTGTGTGTGAGAAGGGCGCCGCGAGGCGCCTTTTTTCTTTCATGCTGAACGCGCCATCAACATTTATGGAGCTCGCGTTAACCAAATCTTGGCATAAGCCTTGCTCTAATGCTCCCCGGTACCAACGGGGATTTTTCTTTGTCGGCTTTTGCAGACATATCAGCGACAGGCGCATCGGCCGGCAACCGCGTGACCAACGCGATCGCCATGGCGAGCCGCAGGACGGGCGTGGATTTCGCCTATCTGCTCGGCCAGGCCAAGATCGAGAGCAGCCTCAATCCCACGGCGCGCGCGACGACCTCGTCCGCGACGGGCCTCTATCAATTCGTCGATCAAAGCTGGCTTGCCGTCATCGACAAGCATGGCAGCGAATATGGCCTTGGCTGGGCGGCAGAGTCGATTAGCCGGGGCAGCAACGGCCGCTATTATGTCGCCGATCCCGAGCTGCGGCAGCAGATACTCGACCTGCGCAAGCATCCTGAGACCGCCTCCGTCATGGCCGCCCAGCATGCGGCCGACAACAAGGCTTATCTGGAACAGCGCCTGGGCCGCGAGGCCGAGCCGGTCGATCTGTATCTCGCGCATTTCCTGGGCGTCGGCGGGGCGAGTAAGTTCCTGTCCGTCCATGATCGCGCCCCTGACGCGACGGCGGCTTCGATGTTTCCGGCGGCGGCGCGGGCCAACCGCTCGATTTTCTACGACCGTTCGGGAAGCCCGCGCAGCTTCGCGGAAATCCGCGATCGCTTTGCCGCCAAGCTCCAGCGCGGCGTCGATTCGCTTGATACCGGCCCCATCCAATATGCCGCCGCCTCGCTGTCGGAAGGCGCAAAGACGGTGCAGCCCGCCGACTATGTGCGGATCGAAACCCAGCGCCTTGCGACCGCCGCCGACGTCTCCGTCCGGCCAGACCCGCAGACCGCGCGCCTCGCCTATCTCATGCTCGCCACCCTCGGAAGGTAACGGCCCGATATGACTCCCGCCCAAGTCAAAGCGAAGATCTGGACGAACGCCGCCAAGGGGGCGGTGCTGCCCATCGCGACGCTGATGGTCGTGCTGTTCATGATGGTGCCGGTGCCCGCGTTCATGCTGGACGTCGGGTTCATCACCAATATCATGATTTCGCTCGCGGTGCTGATGGTGGCGCTCAATGCCGCCAAGCCGCTCGACTTCTCCAGCTTCCCGACGGTGCTGCTGTTCGCGACCCTGCTGCGGCTGGCGCTAAACGTCGCCTCGACCCGTGTCGTGTTGGTGCAGGGGCATGAGGGCTCCGATGCGGCGGGGCATGTCATCGAAGCGTTCGGCCATTTCCTGATCGGCGGCGACTATGTCGTCGGCATCTTTGTCTTCGCGATCCTGATGATCATCAACCTGGTGGTCATCACCAAGGGCGCGGGCCGCGTGTCGGAAGTCAGCGCGCGCTTCACCCTGGACGCCTTGCCCGGCAAGCAGATGGCGATCGACGCTGATCTCAACGCTGGCCTGATGACGCCGGAAGAAGCCAAGATTCGCCGCCGCGAAGTCGCGACCGAGGCGGATTTCTACGGATCGATGGACGGCGCCAGCAAGTTCGTGAAGGGCGATGCGGTCGCGGGCATCCTGATCCTGGCGATCAACATCGTCGGCGGCATCATCCTGGGCGTGGTCAGCCACGGCCTGGCGATCGGTGAGGCCGCGCAAACCTATATCGTTCTGGCGATCGGTGACGCTCTGGTGGCGCAGGTTCCGGCGCTGCTGCTCTCGATCGCGGCGGCTGCTATCGTGACCCGCGTCGGCAGCGAGGACGATCTGGGCAACCAGATCACCAATCAGTTCGGATCGGGCCGCGCCTGGGTTCCGGTCGCCGCAATCCTCGGCTTCCTCGGCATCCTGCCGGGCATGCCGCACTTCATCATCCTGACGGCGGCGGCCGTGGCCGGTGCGATCGCCTGGCATTTGCGCAAGACAGCGAAGGCCAAGGCCGCCGAACCGGCCCCAATGCCCGAACCCGCCAATCCCGCGGTCATCGAATGGAATGATGTGTCGGACGGCGCGATCCTGGGACTGGAGATCGGCTATGGTCTCATCAGCCTGGTCGATGAGCGCAAGGGTGCGCCGCTGATGGCCCGCATCACCGGCATTCGTCGCCAGCTTTCGAAGGAATTGGGCTTCGTCGTGCCGATGGTCCGCGTGAAGGACAATCTGGCGCTCGAACCCAATCAGTATCGCATCACCATCGCCGGCGTCGTCGTCGGCGAGGACGAGATTTATCCCGAAGACCTGCTGGCGCTCGACAGTGGCGCGCTGGAAGGGGTCGTGTCCGGTCGCGAGGCCAAGGACCCGACGTTTGGCCTCGACGCCGTCTGGATTTCGCCTGCCAAGCGCAGCGAGGCGGTGGTCGCGGGTTATACGGTGGTCGATCCGCCGACGGTGGTCGCGACGCACCTCAACCAGTTGATCGCCATGAACGCCAGCGAGATGTTCGGCCTGGACGAAGCGCGCAAGCTGCTCGACAACCTCAAGGACGCCGCGCCGCAACTGGTCGATGGCCTGACGCCCGGCACGCTCAGCCTGACGCAGATTTCCGCCCTCTGCCGTGCGCTGCTGTCTGAAGGGATCGCGCTCAAGGACTTCCGCCGCATCTGCGAGGCGATGGTCGATGCCGCGCGGCCCGACATGAGCCATGAACAACTGGTCGAAGCCGTTCGCCAGCGGATCGGCGCTCTGATCATCCAGGGTCTTGTGCCGGTCAAGATGCCGCTGCCGGTCATCACGCTGGATGGCGACCTGGAGGCGCTGCTCGCCCAGGCCATGCGGGTGGCAGGCGACGCCAAGCATCCGATCGAACCCGCGCTCGCCAACCGGATCATCGAATCGGTGGTGCAGGCTGCGCGGCCGATCATGGGGCAGGCGCGCAACTTCGCCATCGTTACCTCGCCAGTGGCGCGCCGTGCGCTCGCCCGCCTGTTCAAGCCGCACCTGCCGGAAACGCCGGTACTCTCCTTCCTGGAAATCCCCGATGGCAAGGGCGTGGAAGTCGTCGCCGTGGTCGGTGGCGAGCAGCGGCCCGCGCCCCGCCACGATCCGCTTCCCACTCGCGAACGCGTCGCCTGAGGATAACTGACCCATGTTCATGAAGAAGGTCGTCGCCGGTTCCGATGCCAATACTTACGGCCGGTCGAACAACAGTCCCGAACAACTGGCGCGGCGCTACATGCCGCTGGTGCGCAAGATCGCCTGGCATGTCCATGGTCGGGTGTCGAGCGCCGTGGAGGTTGAGGACCTGCTGCAGATCGGGATGGTCGCGCTGGTCGAGGCGGCCAATGCTTTTGAAGATCGCGGCCTTGGCTTTGCCTCCTACGCGCAACTGCGCGTGCGCGGCGCGATGATCGATCATTTGCGCCGAGGTGCGACACTGGCCCGGTCAGCCATGGCGAACCGCAAGCAACTGGCGGCGGTGCGGAGCAGGCTGGAGCAGCAGCTCCGCCGCGCCCCGCTGGAAGCAGAGATGGCGGTCGAGATGGAGATGGACGCCGCGACCTACCGCGACTTGGCGGACGGTTGCGAGATGGTCCAGCACACGAGCATGGATGAGGTCTATTCCGACCAGTCCATGTGGTTCGCCGATGTCGAGGATAGAGCGGACGATGTGATGGAGCGGGAGTCGCTTAAAGCCGCACTCGCCAAATGCATTGGAGAGTTGCCGCAGCGCGAGGCGCTGGTGTTGCAGCTCTATTTCGTCGAGGAACTCAATCTGGAGGAAATCGGGCAGGCGCTGGACATCGGCGCCGCGCGGGTGTGCCAGATCAAGAAGGCGGCGCTCGACAAGCTGCGCGAGAAGCTGCGGGAGTGGGATTGACCCCGTCCGTTCGTGTCCAGCGCAGTCGAGACACGCTATGTGCGGCTTCTCGACTTCGCTCGAAGCGAACGGAAGAGCAGTTTGTCACAATCTCGGTGTCACCCTGAACTTGGATAAGGGCCATGTCTGCGGATCGGTCTCGGTCGGTAAGGCAAAATCCATGCCGAAACGAGATCAGCATGACGAGCCTGCCTACCGATCGTTCGCGACCGCCTGCTGAAGCGCGGGCCGTCCCCGCACCTGTTCGGGATAATGCGGCGGGCGATAGCTTTGCGCGCGCCACCAGGGCTCCGCGACTTGAAACAGCCCGCTCTGTTCGGCCTTGTGGCCAAGATCCTTGCGCGCCGTGAAGGCGGCGAGGACGGGCGCCAGCACAAGTCCCGCCACCACCGGAATGATCCAGCCAACTGACGTGCCGCCCCTTATCGCCAGGGCCGTGAGCGCGCCGCCCAGCATGATATGGTATTTGAATAGCCAGATGGCGCTTGTCATCGCCATGCCGTCGCGGTCGCGGATCTGACCGCTCCAACTGCTCTTTCGGCCCATCAATATCCCGAACAGGTTGATCGTCTGCGTCAGCATGCTGACCGGCGCCATCAGGATCGACAGCGCGATGTCAGCGATGACGCCCCGGCTCATGCGCGCAGCCCCACCGAAACCGATGCGGCGGGCGGGGTCGGCCATTGCCCATAGCATCGCAAGCAACTTAGGCCCGAACAACAGCACCGCCGTCAGCGCCAGCAGCCCGCCCGACGGCAGGATGGCGCTGGGCGGCCACACGCCCGCAAGCGCCCCGCCAAGCACCACCAGCATCAGCGCCAGCCACAAAGGCGATGTGCAATAGGCTGACGCCCCGACGAGCAGTTGGAAGCGGCTGACCGGATGCAGTCCTTTGATCTTCGGGATCAGCGGCACATGCTGGATATTGCCCTGGCACCAGCGCCGGTCGCGGGTGGCGAGGTCGGGCAGGGAGGGAGGAAATTCCTCAAAACTGTCGTCCGCCATGACCATGTGCACGTCCCAGCCGCGGCGGCGCAGTAGCGCGGCTTCGATCATGTCATGGCTCATGATATGCCCGCCAAAGGGGGCACGACCCGGCAGTTCGGGCAGGCCGCAGCTCTGCGCGAACGCCTTTGTGCGCAGGATGGCGTTATGGCCCCAGAACATGCCTTCCGAGCCGGCCCACCAGATCATGCCCGCAGCGGAAATCGGGCCGAACAGCCTGCTCGCGAACTGCTGCCAGCGGGCGAAGAAGGTGGCGGCGCCGACGATGGTCGGCACGGTCTGGATCAGGCCGACATGCGGGTGCCGTTCCATGTCGAGCGCCAGGCGCGCCATGGTCTGGCCGCTCATCACGCTGTCGGCGTCCAGCACGATCATATAGTCATAGCCGCCGCCAAAGCGCTGCACCCATTCCGCGATATTGCCGGGCTTGCGGCCGATATTGAACGCGCGCCGCCGGTAGTGGACCGGGCGCGAAAAGCCCTTGCGCATCTTCAGATAGGCTTCGCGCTCAATCTCGCCATTGGCCGGATTGGAATCGCTCAGGATGAAGAATTCGAACCGCTCATGGCCCATCACCTGCGCCAGCGACCGTTCCATGATCGACAGGCGGCCCATGACGCCCAGGAAATCCTCGTTGCAGACCGGCAGCAGGACAGCGGTGCGGCCGCGAAGGGGGGCTGCGAACTGCCCCCGATAGGGGCGCACCCCCGGACCTTTGCCCATGGTCAGCGTTAGAAAACCAATAAGGCTGGTGGCGAAGCCGAAAGCGATCCAGGCGAAAAGGGGGATGAACAGGGCGAGATAGACGCCTTCCCAAAGTGAAATGCCATCCAGCCCAATCGACCGCCGCATCTCGTGCGCGGCCATGGAGGCAGGCAGCAGCGCCAGCAGCACGACCAGCAAGCGCCGCGCCCATTGGTCGATGTTCAGCGGCCGGTGCGGGAAGTCGCGGGGATGCTCGCGGAAATCCTGCTCGGGCATGACGAGCGGCATCTCAGCGGGCACATGCTCGAACCCGCGCGCAGGCGCTGGCGTCTCCGCCTGGTCGTCCATCTGCCCGTCACTGATCACCGTCATATTCGGTCCGTTCTGAAATCGTAACGGACGCGACAATGCGCCCGGTCATCGCCGGTTCCCTCAAGCACCGAGCGGATAATGCACATATTCGCTGAACGGCCGATTGCCGCTACGGAGTTGGACGCGGATATCAGCCGGTTGGCCGCTATCGCG
It includes:
- the flhA gene encoding flagellar biosynthesis protein FlhA; translated protein: MTPAQVKAKIWTNAAKGAVLPIATLMVVLFMMVPVPAFMLDVGFITNIMISLAVLMVALNAAKPLDFSSFPTVLLFATLLRLALNVASTRVVLVQGHEGSDAAGHVIEAFGHFLIGGDYVVGIFVFAILMIINLVVITKGAGRVSEVSARFTLDALPGKQMAIDADLNAGLMTPEEAKIRRREVATEADFYGSMDGASKFVKGDAVAGILILAINIVGGIILGVVSHGLAIGEAAQTYIVLAIGDALVAQVPALLLSIAAAAIVTRVGSEDDLGNQITNQFGSGRAWVPVAAILGFLGILPGMPHFIILTAAAVAGAIAWHLRKTAKAKAAEPAPMPEPANPAVIEWNDVSDGAILGLEIGYGLISLVDERKGAPLMARITGIRRQLSKELGFVVPMVRVKDNLALEPNQYRITIAGVVVGEDEIYPEDLLALDSGALEGVVSGREAKDPTFGLDAVWISPAKRSEAVVAGYTVVDPPTVVATHLNQLIAMNASEMFGLDEARKLLDNLKDAAPQLVDGLTPGTLSLTQISALCRALLSEGIALKDFRRICEAMVDAARPDMSHEQLVEAVRQRIGALIIQGLVPVKMPLPVITLDGDLEALLAQAMRVAGDAKHPIEPALANRIIESVVQAARPIMGQARNFAIVTSPVARRALARLFKPHLPETPVLSFLEIPDGKGVEVVAVVGGEQRPAPRHDPLPTRERVA
- a CDS encoding FliA/WhiG family RNA polymerase sigma factor, yielding MFMKKVVAGSDANTYGRSNNSPEQLARRYMPLVRKIAWHVHGRVSSAVEVEDLLQIGMVALVEAANAFEDRGLGFASYAQLRVRGAMIDHLRRGATLARSAMANRKQLAAVRSRLEQQLRRAPLEAEMAVEMEMDAATYRDLADGCEMVQHTSMDEVYSDQSMWFADVEDRADDVMERESLKAALAKCIGELPQREALVLQLYFVEELNLEEIGQALDIGAARVCQIKKAALDKLREKLREWD
- the mdoH gene encoding glucans biosynthesis glucosyltransferase MdoH, whose translation is MTVISDGQMDDQAETPAPARGFEHVPAEMPLVMPEQDFREHPRDFPHRPLNIDQWARRLLVVLLALLPASMAAHEMRRSIGLDGISLWEGVYLALFIPLFAWIAFGFATSLIGFLTLTMGKGPGVRPYRGQFAAPLRGRTAVLLPVCNEDFLGVMGRLSIMERSLAQVMGHERFEFFILSDSNPANGEIEREAYLKMRKGFSRPVHYRRRAFNIGRKPGNIAEWVQRFGGGYDYMIVLDADSVMSGQTMARLALDMERHPHVGLIQTVPTIVGAATFFARWQQFASRLFGPISAAGMIWWAGSEGMFWGHNAILRTKAFAQSCGLPELPGRAPFGGHIMSHDMIEAALLRRRGWDVHMVMADDSFEEFPPSLPDLATRDRRWCQGNIQHVPLIPKIKGLHPVSRFQLLVGASAYCTSPLWLALMLVVLGGALAGVWPPSAILPSGGLLALTAVLLFGPKLLAMLWAMADPARRIGFGGAARMSRGVIADIALSILMAPVSMLTQTINLFGILMGRKSSWSGQIRDRDGMAMTSAIWLFKYHIMLGGALTALAIRGGTSVGWIIPVVAGLVLAPVLAAFTARKDLGHKAEQSGLFQVAEPWWRAQSYRPPHYPEQVRGRPALQQAVANDR